In Acidovorax sp. GBBC 1281, a single window of DNA contains:
- the zapE gene encoding cell division protein ZapE, which translates to MNVKQAYEAELASKGYQSDPAQLRAVEALQRCADDWALYKERRSNALKKLINRPEVPRGVYMYGGVGRGKSFLMDCFFNAVPIRRKVRLHFHEFMREVHRELAGLQGTVNPLDVLGERISKRYKLICFDEFHVADITDAMILHRLLAALFDNGVGFVTTSNFEPDGLYPGGLHRDRILPAIELLNQRMEVVNVDNGTDYRRRTLEMVRLYHTPLGPQADAEMSEAFDQLAEVRDEDPVLHIEAREIRARRKAGGVVWFDFSVLCGGPRSQNDYLEIATQFHTVLLSDVPHMPVSMASPARRFTWLVDVLYDRRVKLILSAAVPPEALYTEGPLAHEFPRTVSRLNEMQSKEFLDLERRVVDTGLT; encoded by the coding sequence GTGAATGTGAAGCAGGCGTATGAGGCGGAGCTGGCCAGCAAGGGCTATCAAAGCGATCCGGCCCAGCTGCGCGCCGTCGAGGCGTTGCAGCGGTGTGCCGACGATTGGGCGCTGTACAAGGAGCGCCGCTCCAACGCCTTGAAGAAGCTCATCAACCGGCCCGAGGTGCCGCGCGGCGTGTACATGTACGGCGGCGTGGGGCGGGGCAAGAGCTTTCTCATGGACTGCTTTTTCAACGCCGTGCCCATCCGCCGCAAGGTGCGGCTGCATTTCCACGAGTTCATGCGCGAAGTGCACCGCGAACTGGCGGGCCTGCAGGGCACCGTCAATCCGCTGGATGTGCTGGGCGAGCGCATTTCCAAGCGCTACAAGCTCATCTGCTTCGACGAGTTCCATGTGGCGGACATCACCGACGCGATGATCCTGCACCGCCTGCTGGCGGCGCTGTTCGACAACGGCGTGGGTTTCGTCACTACTTCCAATTTCGAGCCTGACGGGTTGTACCCCGGCGGGCTGCACCGCGACCGCATCCTGCCGGCCATCGAGCTGCTGAACCAGCGGATGGAAGTGGTCAATGTGGACAACGGCACCGACTACCGTCGCCGCACGCTGGAGATGGTGCGGCTGTACCACACGCCGCTCGGGCCCCAGGCCGATGCGGAGATGTCCGAGGCGTTCGACCAACTGGCCGAAGTGCGCGACGAAGACCCGGTGCTGCACATCGAGGCACGCGAGATCCGTGCGCGCCGCAAGGCCGGCGGTGTCGTCTGGTTCGATTTCAGCGTGCTGTGCGGCGGGCCCCGCTCGCAGAACGACTACCTGGAAATCGCCACGCAGTTCCACACCGTGTTGCTGTCGGACGTGCCCCACATGCCCGTGTCGATGGCGTCGCCGGCCCGGCGCTTCACGTGGCTGGTGGACGTGCTGTACGACCGGCGCGTCAAACTCATCCTGTCCGCCGCCGTGCCGCCCGAAGCGCTGTACACCGAGGGCCCTCTGGCCCATGAATTTCCGCGCACCGTCTCCCGGCTCAATGAAATGCAGTCCAAGGAGTTCCTGGACCTCGAGCGGCGCGTGGTGGACACCGGACTGACGTAA